The genomic stretch ATGTGTGGGTAGGCTGTATTTTTTTGAAGCAGATTTGTATGTATTTTTTCTTCCTGATTTGTTTTTAGCTATTTGTGTAGTGATTGTGTAGTTATATGTAGATAATATGCAGATTAATGCTTCATTTTTATGCAGTTTACTAATGTGAAATAATTTATCATTTTGTGCAGAATGGACATTATTTTGCCCCACATAATGTGGATTATGGGGTGCTTAGATTCCACACTTTGTGTGATCCTAGCATTCCTAGCCAGATAAAAGAGTTATTGTCTCCAAGTGctttaaaactttttaaaaacactTGTTTTGGTTACTTACTGTCTTTCCCCTCCATTTGCATGCAAAACCAAGCTATTCATCTTCTGATGAAGTATGAACTGTCTAAGTCTAATGAATCATTTTTTTCAGTCCACTTGAAGGGGGGAAATTGAATTTTTCATTGAGAGAGTTTGGTTTAATTACCGGTTTAAATTGTGTGAATCAGTTTACAGATTATGTATATACTTCTAGTTATGTTAGCAAGTTAATGAATAGCTATTTTCCTAACAAAAAAGAGAGTAGAAAAGTGGTATTTGAAAAACATAGTAACAAATAGATCTTGGGTAAACGATGAGGATGCAGTCAAGTTGTGTATTCTTTATCTTTTGGAATTTTTTGTTTGCCCTTATGACAAAGACCATGTGTCTTATATAGACCACTTTAGGTTCGATTTGGTAGAGTCTGGTCAGTTTGAGTCATACCCATGGGGTATTAAATCGTTCAATCAGGTTATGGAATCCGTTAGGCATCGTCTAATTCCTCGTGTACATTCTTATCTCATACGGGGATGCTCATTAGCCTTGCAAGTGTGGCTTTATGAGTGTTGCTCGACTATCAGCACGGAGCTTACTACGAGGTATTCTGACTCAATACCTCGCATATTAAAATGGTCAGCTACTAAGGGGCAGATTTGGTTAACTGCCTTTGAAGAGAAGATGATCAAGTCTGAGTGGATTAAGGTATTTTTTTCAGTTTTATATGTTGCTACATTTACCTTCATAATATCTATAATTAGTCTACATTTTCTGCCTTAGTGGAACTAACTGTTTTTTTCATCATTCAGTTCACAAGCATGACTGAATCTGGAGAAGAGATTGGAGTGCTTACTCTGCCAAACAAGATTGAGTATGAAGATGAACAAGGTGCACAATCATCAGAGGTTCCAAATGTTGATTCTCCAACATTGGAACCCAAACATACAGATTGTCAAGAGGACAAGGAATCTGTTGCTAAGAAGCTCAGGAAGCTAGAAAAGGGAATTGAGCAGGTAATATTATTAACTACAATATATTTACATATTTGCTACAATTTATCTATATTTCATAATAATTTATGTAGTATACATTATAGTTAAATTGTAGTATAATTCTATAGTCAGCCTTGTTGGGATTGCACacattgtagttaaattgtagtatAATTGTAGCAATTTGTAGACAATTGTGAAAACAATACTGCCTCGTACATAATTAAACTGATTTGTAATTTATTTGAATAAAATTACCAACTAACTATATTTTTAACTTTTAGGTTGATGGAAAGTTAGAGGATTTTAGGAAGGCTGTATTTGAGGAACTCCATGACCTTCAAGTGTTTATAGATGATTCTGTGAAGAGTGTTTTGAATTTGATAAACAGGAGATATGATGTGGATGAGGCAAAGGTAAGAGTtgacatatatttatataccaAAAGAAATTATGACATATGAAACAATATACTCAAACTAACATAAAATCTTTAGTTTGCTGGTAGTTCAACCAAAAACAATGACCAACAACAAGGAGTGAACAACCAGCAATTTCAGTTCAATATTGGTGATCAAGTGCATGTAAGCACAAGCAACACAGGTATCTACAAAATACCTACAAATATATACACTTAGTATAAAACTTTATAGAGCATAGTTTTATTATTCACATTTTATCTACAACTTCCTACATATATCTACAACTTTCAAGGCAACATTATCTAGTATTATTTacctttttttaattataaattgAAGCTGCAGTTTGTCAAGAACATGTTCCAGCACATGTTGACTTATATTCAGAATTTCAAGAAGCAGCCGAGGTAGAACAAGCAGGTATAATATCATACTGTCATTCAGAATAAATAATTATTGTTTATACAATTTTACATTCCTGTTAAGTAAGTTATGTTTTATGTAACAAATATTGAAGATATCAATGCACAGTCCCCAATTCACGGAGTGACTGTAGCAGCTCAGACAGAACAAGTCATTGAGAAACAGCTAAATGAAGGTGAAGATGCACAACATGTGGATGAAGTTATTTCTGAAGGATCAAGCATTGATAATAAGGGTGTGATATTGGATGACTTTGAGTTGCCAGACAACTTAACACAATTGGTTAAATATGGCGAGCCCATACCAAATGAAGCAACCCCTATTCATCCGGGGAGAACCAGGCAACCGGGGAAACATGCACGATCACCTTTCATACCTCTATATAGTTCTGGAGGCAGCAGCTCTATTGGACCTAAATGTTTCTACCTCAAGCACCCCTTCACAACTCTTATAGGTAAAAATGTAGATTCTGATGTGTTAGATAAGTTCAACAAATGGTTATACCACCGTAGTGACAAAGTATATAAGAGGTATGAATGCTTAATTTGACACTTTCATTTCAGCATTTTAAAGTTTAAATATGTAATTCATTctgtgatttttttttattggaCATTTATTTGTTGTTACAAGAGGAAGGCTCCCTTTCCCATAAAggataaccaaatcaagccttgGTTAGACCTTGGAGTTGAAAATGTGGATAAGAAGCACTGATTTTATTCCCTTGCTCACCCCGGATAAATCCTCAATGACTCGGTAAGTATCAAAGAATAAATCCACAAGATATATTTTGTCTTCTGTTTTGTAGTATAATTGTAGTTATATTGTAGATATGAAATATATGTGACCATgccttttattttaaattgtagaTATAATGTAGACATTTCTTATAAATGTTGCTCTTATTATTTATAGTGTGATTGTATTTAGGTTGGaccttatgtatcatatttgaTGATGAATTGTATgtaaaaattgtatatttggtaaTTTGGACAGAATTGGTATATCTGTATTTCATGATTGTAGTTaatttgtagttaaattgtagagcAAATTGAAGACTTATAATATTAACTGTAGTTTGAATGTAGATATTATTGAGACCTTATGGTAGTTGTTGTGTTCTATTTGTTGTTGTGTATAGCAGCTAAAGTGTAGCTATTTGTTAGATTATTTGAATTCTGGCTTTGTAGTTTAAAGTGTAGCTGCTTTGTTTATAATTGTAGTTACACTGTAGCTTATagtagattttattttattttgcagcACATTGATGTTATTATGTATTACCTGAGAAAAAGAGGCAAATATGGCCCCAACAACAATAATACTAGGTTTACAACAACCGATTGCTTGTTCAAGTCAAAGATTGAACAAATCTATGAGAAGTTCATAAGTTCTCCACCAGAAAAAAGTATTCGGTTGTTAAACCCGATGATGATGTTGCAGAATATATTCTTGGGTATAGACTTCTTGCTAATGTTGCCTGGGATGAAGTTGACTATGTCATCATGCCCGTGAACATTGTAGAGAATTTCCATTGGTTGTTGGTCGTTTTTGACATAGCGGACAGACAACTTTATGTGTATGATTCCATGGTGTCTTCACACCATCATAATGTTGTTGAATCATGTGTTGATAAGCTTTCAATCATTATCCCTCTGTATTTGTCTTGCACTGGTTTCTACGGGAAGCGTAAAGACATTGACTTCAAGACCACAAAGGCATACATTGAGAAACCAGTTATAGAGCCTCTCAACATACTGTGGATGGTTGCGGAGATTCCACAGCAAAAGGAAGGATCACTGTAAAAAAACTATTCTCTCTTTTTAGatgtttaattattatttttttataatcatttgttaaataattaattttttttgtcttatgcagcgattgtggtgtatttgtggCTGCTTTTGCGGAGTATGTTAGCCTTAGAGATTTGTCAATCCCTTCAGAAGACCTTTCGAATATCGACCAACACCGTAGACGCTATGGAGCTCTCCTATGGGACTATGCTacaaagaagcaagaagatgGGTCAATCAGTGAAAGTGAGGTTACAGGCAGGCTAGCAAGGAGGAAGGGTGTTGCTGCTTTGAATGAGAAGACTAAAGTCGAGAGAAAGAAGAAATAGTATCTTGTTTTCCTAGTTTAGTTGATGCCAATTTGTAGTTGAAGGAGAATACACTACTTTAtgaacaaaattttatttttttattgcagtatacctttttgttttgttattttatctTTCATTATTAGTTGTTCACTTGAATATAAATTGGTTGTTTACATCACTGTATCTTCATTATATTAAACATGAGTATTTTGATGTTAGAATACAATTTGCCTACAAATAATCTTCACAATATCTACATTTTGGAAACACTCAATGTAGTTATTGTATATAATTTTGTAGTTGTATATGTTCATAATTTTTACGAAatacctttaagttctaggtaATATCTGTATATAACTGTCAGTTGAAGTTAAATTACGCAATAAACAGAAGAAATAAATACTCCAATCCTAGAAATATATTATCCATAATTTatctacaaattattacaaagactacaatttaactacattTAATCTATATTTTACCTACAATCTGGAAACACTTTACATTAAAATTACTTTTTTGATATCAGTTGTATTGTAGATAATAAATATTAAAATTTAATTACATTATATCAAAGACAAATTTAGATGCCTGACACAATACATAAAAGCATATTAAGCATACATAAACAAATTGTAGTCTACTTCATAATGATCTTTAAAAACTTAAACGATTACACAAAAAATCTGCTAACTTTAACTCACTAACAGTTAGTTTGAATAACTATTCTAACTACATGATATTCATTTCTTCTTGGGCGCATTcttgcaagatcttttgttatgcccttcaccTCCACAATTTCCACATGACACCTTGTATTTCTTTGACTTTATTTCATCATATGTTTTATATCTTTCCTTTCGATGTCTCCCTGGCTGCCTTTTATCTCCCATCGGTGGATTTACTACCTCATCCAAAATATGTTGTGGCACATTCCAGTTGCTTTCATCAGGAAGAGGATTTACTGGTATTTCATACGTACGCAGAAGGCTCTCCCTTGTGTAATACGGAGAGCAATAGTTTTCATATGTTTCATTCCTGTGCCTTAATGCTGTCAAAGCATGTCCATGGAAGTTCTTCAAGTTGGAATTGGCCACAGCTACATTTTTTGTTTTCTAGACACACAATGTACCACTTCACACCATCTAACACAGTATGTATATGATCTGTTGAAGTCCTCACCTACAATTGTAGAACAAACAGAAAAAATATTATCTCAATCATAAAAATAGATTATCTACAACCTATCTACAAATCATCTACAAATATTCTACACCTTATCTACAACCTACAATTATCTACAATTtgactacaatttatctacaatctgGAAACATTGCATATTAAGTAATTTATTTTTTCTGCACCAAATAAACAGATCTTACCCTAAGCTTCTGAGATAATGTTCTGTTGTTCTCTAATTCTTTGTTGAATTTGGACCCAAGAAATGTGAAAGTACCCTTCGCCTTCAATAACTTCTCGTTGGTCCAACGTTCTAGCAGTGTTCGCATATACTCTAAAAGGTCAAATATCGGCAGCTCTCTTGCATCTTTTGTTACAGCTTTCAACGACTCTGCAATATTTGATGTCATTGTCCACGTTCTATTCACTGTTGCATGTACTCTTGaccatctatgatagccaatatcaTATAAGTAAGATTTCACACGCGGGTCTACCTCTTCAATCTTCgacatcctttcattaaattcatccaAAGTGTATGACTGTGTTGTAGCAAGTACAATTCATGTAATTGTAGATGAcccttcttgaattttgaccttatatttgtccaaatatgccacatgcaagagTAGTGTGTCATGCCCGGATAGACAATTGATGTTGCCTTCAGTATACTCTTATTCTTATCTGAAACAACACACATTAAAGGTCTTTCACCATATGCCtgcttgaattgctcaaagaaccactTTCAAGATGCGTCGTTTTCAGAATTAACCACAGCATATGTCAAGAGCAATATTGTACCTACATtattaattcataaaatattaattGGCAACTTTGAAaatgtatataaaaatataaatacataACAACTACAATATATCTTCATAATATAGACAATGTATCTACATTTCATGTAATAGCtataaaataactacaaaattaCTACAATGTATCTACATTTTATAGACtgcctacaaaataactacaaaatttTTACACTTTTTACCTGCTGCATCTATGGTGCTTGCTGTCAGCATAATCCCCCTGTAGGCTGACTTTAAGAATGTCCCATCAACCACTACTACTGGCCTACAATGTTGCCAACCACTTATTGATGTACAAATAGCAACAAATGCGTATAAGAAGTATTCATCTGTTGTCTTCTTCAATTTAACAACCGAACCATGATAAATCTcctcaagaatataaaaatatttgggtAATTTGCTGTAGGAGTCAGCCAGattccctctcaaaaactgtaaagccttttcctttgctctccatgcttgcatgtagcttaggTTCACTCCGTGTTCAGATAACATGTCAGTTTGTATGTCCTTTGGTGTGTAAACAGTCTTAGGATCATAATACTTTGGAATGGCCATACTACCAACTACAGCTGCAGTACGTTTGCGCTGTATGAATGTTTCATCCATTAAGGAGCATGTGTGTTGTCGGTTGAAACTCCTTATCTTAAACATTGCGGAATCATTAATTGACAATGCCTTGAAGTGTCATTTACAATTTTCACCAACGCATACAAGCCAGTAGCTACAAAAAAATACAACATTTAATACAGATTATAAATGTAGATGCAACAAAAGGACTGTTTTAACATAAAGTAAcataaactacaatttaactacaatgtaactacaatttatctacaatgtTTAAAAACACATATCTTGAGTAAAACACTGCTTTTAATGATCTTTTCTCCACAAATATCTCTATGCCTTCTATGACTAGATCTTTTAACTCTGAACTGGAACTTGTGCATCACAGAAAAGTGCTTCATTGTAGTAGCTGCAGTTTGCCTGTCCTGATACACTTGTCCTTCTTCAATAGCAGTTTGTGTAGATtctgttattatttcactttgatattcctCTATAGCTGGAGAGGATGTCATATTAAGTAACTTTAGGGATCCAGACGAACCTGCATCAAAATAAAGATAAACAGTGTCATTATAATTTTGTAAAatctttgtagataatttgtagatataGTGAAAATTTTGTAGTCGTCCATTTTAGGATGTCAGgcattgtagttaaattgtactATAACTATTGTAATTTATAGAAATTTGTGAGAACAATACTGCTTCGTACATAATAAACtgatttgtattttatttgactAGATTTTGTTCTAAACATAGATTGTAGTTTTATTTGAAGACAACATTTTGAAATCAACAATTTCTAATCATAGATTGTAGTTTATTTTGTCGTATAAATGTAGTAACTTTGTAGATAATTTTGAAAACAACATTGCTTTATTCTTTCattaaactgatttgtagtttaattgtaggtaaatatagtaattttgtagataatACCGTAAAACCATAATTCTATGGAATTTTGAACTATACAAACCTGCACTTGTGTTATCGTTGGTGATTtccaattccatattgaaatctcgTACACTTATACATAACGGATATGAACCTAagtttttattctcctttttggtCTCCATATACACACGAACCCccatatcattcctaatcttTATTGGGGGACAATTGTCGTTCAccatgtatttgatttctataattttttctgAAGTATCAATCGATAGTTGTTCTGCAATTGTAGAAATCAGAATACTGTAGCTTGCATTCTCATCTAACAAAATGGCATCAACTTCAAAATTTCTAAATCTGCCATAGttatcccaattctcattcaattgtagcatgaTTGCGATTTTGGACATGATTGCGTGTTGTTGCTGATGTATTATTCtaatttttttcgttttttggATTTCTAGATTGAgaaaaaaaagatgaagaacaGATATATGATCGCCAATTTGATTTCTGAAAACGACGAAGAACAGAATATAGCAATGTTGAGTTGTTGAATCTCGAAGATTTGAATTCTACAATTTGAATTCAGTTTGTTGAATCTCGAAGATATGTTCTGCAATTGTTGCGAAATCTCCTTTCCGtttcaaaacttgaatttaaTGCAGAATCAATCAATCCCAAGATTCGTTCCTGATTTTTCTCGCGTTATTAGGGGAAGATTCTGCCCTATTAATTCCTAATAAACGAATGGTACATAAATTGTAGGAAAAATGTGGACTAGACGGGTAATTTAGATACTATGCACATATTTGGTAATAAAATTCATATATGGTATAAGAAAGGAAAAAATCCCTTTTAAGAGCCTCCAATTAAGCCCAATATCTCATTTGTCGGAGAAGCCTCCAACTAGGCCCAATTATCCATTAGCTGACGAATTGATTTTGAAGTTCCTCAATTATAACAAAAAGTGAAAAGGTTCCTCTAGTGAAGGCTTACCCATCTTGGCCTTGGAATCCAGAAGCTATCGTATTGAATTAACGTCTCTTGGTTCATAGTATTCAGTTTTTTTCTTCAGAAAACGGTGGTATTATGGCCAACTTGCACACAAATTGACTATTCCATAGACCACCAGCTCACGAATTGAGTAACTTTGGCCACGAAGGCGTAAGTAGAAATTACCTAACTTTTTTGTGCCTAGAATTTGAATATTGATCTCacataatttttatttaattcattaGTCACTAGCCGTACTCTTGGTGCATATTGAAGTTCAACTTTTAAATACTCTAGTCTCCATAATTCATCACAATTTTTCATAACCAAACATGACATCCGTTGCTTATTTCAAACTAAGCCTACGCCACGCCCATGAAAAAATCTTATTTACACTTTGTATTTATACCAAGTTAAATTATCTGTTCATGATTAAGTAATAAATTAAAGTGAAAATACACATCAAATAAATGCATATAAAACAATGTTATCATCGTTCTGCCGTCCAACACTAGATGTCAGTAATCCACTCCTCGTTTAAGTCATGTAGGGACATAATTTTCTTAAGCTTTAATGATGGTAAGCTTGATAAACACCTAGTTCAAATTGCATCACTACAATACTATTTCGTAAGCTCTAATGATGGTTAACTTAACACACACCATCTATTGCATCACTAGAAGAAATATATCATCTGCTGACTTTTAAAACTGCATTAAATGTCTTTAAAGGGCACTAATTATTCATGATTTGATTATCATTTAAATGTCTAGGGATATGGAGTGTCACATGACTTTCATTTAACCAACCGAAAAAAGGAAGAGTATCCCGTCCCGCCTCATTTACATTCCTATTATCTTATCTCCAACTTTCTTTCTCTAACTAGAGAATTGATCCGCGCTTCGCGCAGTTATATTTGATATTATAAtagaatttaaaataattatttataaaattaatCCAAATAGTAGAGATAACTTCTTTCTACTTAAAAATGCATATAAGAAACAATTCTATGTATTTATCTAGTCACAAAATACAATATTCTTATCAGAAGTTAGAGCTTAAATGTTGCATTTTCTATCACCAGAACATTTTCATAgggaaaaaaaaaaagtaaggaGATTTGTATTTTTGTGTGGGGGAGAGGCATGTGCGTATGGTTTTAATACGCGATTCTTAGTTTAGTTAATATATTAGAAACATGAATGTATTATATGCATTTAATTTGTTCTTTCCACTAAAATAgtaaaaatttaataaaaataaagtgaaaagtaaagaaaccaaaaatagaaaagaaaatctcTTTACAATCTTTTCTTTTATTGATCTTCTTTTTCCTTCCATTTTAATTGCCTAATCTTCCTagtatttttttctttcctttttctctctACTCCTATCTTACACTGCTCTATAAACTATTTTGTctttctttcctatttatttctcTTTCCTACAAATGCTCTTTCAATTTACCTCATTAAATTTAATATTTTGGCAATATACTATTCAAAAATCTTAAAGAGGGaagaaattttatatttttaccaCATTCAATTTAATACTTGGAGTTACTATATATGCAAAACCTTAAATAAAAGAattgaaaataattaaaattgtTACACTTCTAATTAGGTAGAAGAGAAAGATACCAAAGAGTACCATTGCAGCACAATATTCGATATACAACACACAAAAGCAAAAAAAACAACAATGACTTGAAGATGGAAGTTGCATACGAACTACAAAAATAATGGACAGATAGAAAAACTTGCCAAAATTAATCGTCTATCATTGAACAAATGCTTGCCAAACTTCTTCATCGGCTCCTGAAAAttgatagaaaaatatttttaatatcaCCATCAGCATCACCTTAGTCTTCTCCATATCTATATACATAAATATAATCTAATATGTATACGTGTGGATATATCAATATTTGCTGAAATATTTGGTTTCACAACATTTGCTGAAATATTTGGTTTCACTATAACTTTTACAACATTTAATACGAATACTGTTAAAGTgaaaaagaatttgaaaactCACCAGCCATGTTGAAATGAAACCACAGACCATAATATATAGTTGAATAAGAAATTGGGTGGTCAAGTAGAATGAGAAAGATCAAAAGATAAATAACCGATTAAATCCAATTTACTACTCATAATTGTATAATTACTTCTACTAACAATTGAAAAAATGAAACGAAGAGCTTTCATCggatttgtgaagaaaaataggaGAAGTGGGGAGAGCCGTTTCTGATTTAATTGCTAATACTCCTTACAAGCTTTATTTTACACCTTTTCTTCTTTAAGTCACTAAAGCTACTTATTTTACCCAATTAAATTGAATCTCTTCATCTCCCTTATTTAATATTCATAATTAATGTATATAAAGAAAGATGTAATTCAATTCTAAAATTTTCTCCTCTTTCTTTATTTAAAGTCGTAGCAATAatttatttatactatattaaaagcacgaaggcccttagtgaaatgtcgttcgccttttttaccctttaaaaattaatttcatGTTGGACAAAATTGTAATTTTAATTATTTGCCAGATATTTAGAAccttaaaatcaaattaaaaaaatattaaatttttccttatttgaactaggtAGAAATTCCTACTGTTTAGGACTTTAAAGTTCATTATCGAAGCATTATTTTAAAGAAATGACTCTAGATTTCGGTTATATCTCCTTGTTGGAATCGAATTGTCTATGTTATCCCTTCAAAAGAACAAGTAAATGAGTCCGAGTCAAGATCTAACATTGTAATTTCTTCAGTTAAAAATGAATATTCCTACAAATCTTCAGTATGTTTACAAATTCTTAAATTAGAAAGAACGCACCAATTACACAATTAGGTCGCCCTCCTTGCCAATTCAATTTCTCTTATTTGCCCGtcaattttaataatttatatttatatttatatttatctatactctatattatattaaatgcACGAAAATCCTTAGTTAAATGTCGTTTgtcttttttatcctttaaaaatagatttcatactagacaaaatagtcattttaatttattttctcatATTaaagaataattatttaataGAAAATAACTGTTCtaacagttacaaaataaaaaataaacaaatactaACAAGGAAGTAATATTCTTCAAATTTAGAGTTACGTGTAAATTAAATGTCATTCATTTAAAAAGTAAATAATTTATGGAAAGCACATTTTACTTgaatttaaagtcctaaatattaggactttttataaagttcaaataagaaaagatttacTACTAATAATAAAGTTATAggatattttataattttaaatattaGGCAAATAATTAAATGGCTTTTTTGTTTAGTGTGAACTCTATTTCTAAAGGGTAAAAAAGATATTCAATTTGTTCGCcagtttcattgatcaaagagttgatagcaaagaTTGGTCTCAGTGTGAATACGCATAGAATCTTCacactatcgaagaaattttaAAACGAGGCTCTGattttacaaaaaaattataCTTTATTGAGATGGGGTACAAGCGCAACGCGCGTACCAAAAAATTAGTTATGAGGAAAAGCATTAATTCAATTCCAAATTTCCTcctctttccttatttaaactCGTAACAATAGTTATGAGGAAAAGCATTTTAATAATGGAGATTCTACTAAAATTAGgatgaaatttcaaaaaaagaaaaaagaaaaaagataaacaAGAATGATGCCTTTAGAGGACCGTCACATCATCTTGTCAATTCTTagttttatatttatatatagattATTGAAGAGCTATTTGCCATGTAATAGATGTGGTATGGAGAAGAATCTAAACTTGGCAGGGGCGGACACAAGTGGTGAGAAATGGGTTCAACTGAACCTGCTTCGTCAAAAAATAATActgtgtatatgtataaattatggcTAAAGCAATATAAATTTTGCatagaaattatttttgaacCCGCTTATACGGCTTATACCGCTTATGTTAGTT from Nicotiana sylvestris chromosome 12, ASM39365v2, whole genome shotgun sequence encodes the following:
- the LOC138883363 gene encoding uncharacterized protein; this translates as MDETFIQRKRTAAVVGSMAIPKYYDPKTVYTPKDIQTDMLSEHGVNLSYMQAWRAKEKALQFLRGNLADSYSKLPKYFYILEEIYHGSVVKLKKTTDEYFLYAFVAICTSISGWQHCRPVVVVDGTFLKSAYRGIMLTASTIDAAGTILLLTYAVVNSENDAS
- the LOC104233364 gene encoding uncharacterized protein, giving the protein MSKIEEVDPRVKSYLYDIGYHRWSRVHATVNRTWTMTSNIAESLKAVTKDARELPIFDLLEYMRTLLERWTNEKLLKAKGTFTFLGSKFNKELENNRTLSQKLRKTKNVAVANSNLKNFHGHALTALRHRNETYENYCSPYYTRESLLRTYEIPVNPLPDESNWNVPQHILDEVVNPPMGDKRQPGRHRKERYKTYDEIKSKKYKVSCGNCGGEGHNKRSCKNAPKKK